In Candidatus Babeliales bacterium, the following proteins share a genomic window:
- the lspA gene encoding signal peptidase II, translating into MKNRSLFYAALFFGIIILDRVSKWCVLTFLSSSYRITSFLELTKTMNRGISWGFFNSAPEYAYWIITFVIGAFCMMLICYAWQRAARGFSIVGEMLIIAGGLSNFIDRIMYSGVVDFILVSFGQWSWPVFNVADAAIVIGAGLMIIESFGGKSK; encoded by the coding sequence ATGAAAAATAGATCACTCTTTTATGCCGCATTATTTTTTGGAATAATTATTCTAGATCGCGTGAGTAAATGGTGCGTTCTTACGTTTCTTTCATCAAGTTATCGTATCACATCGTTTCTTGAATTGACTAAAACGATGAATCGTGGAATTTCTTGGGGATTTTTTAATTCAGCGCCCGAATATGCTTATTGGATAATTACGTTTGTAATTGGTGCGTTTTGCATGATGCTTATTTGTTATGCATGGCAACGTGCGGCAAGAGGATTTAGCATTGTTGGCGAAATGCTTATTATTGCGGGCGGCCTTTCTAATTTTATTGATAGAATTATGTATAGCGGGGTTGTTGATTTTATTCTGGTTTCTTTTGGGCAGTGGTCTTGGCCGGTTTTCAATGTGGCCGATGCAGCAATAGTTATAGGTGCGGGATTGATGATTATAGAATCGTTTGGGGGAAAATCAAAATGA
- a CDS encoding phosphatidylglycerophosphatase A, with protein sequence MSSFAQRAVTLSKIGYAPAPGTMATLVTLPLVILISRFSLDYLIILAATIGIGFALVRASLPFFDKKDPHEIVIDEVVGCLVTFYGIALTSTTLCAGFILFRILDICKPSFIGRTERLPGVWGIMLDDIVAGVVANIVLRLLF encoded by the coding sequence ATGAGTAGCTTTGCGCAACGTGCAGTAACACTTTCAAAAATTGGGTATGCACCGGCGCCGGGTACGATGGCGACGCTCGTAACATTGCCGTTGGTAATTCTTATTTCGCGGTTTTCGTTGGATTATCTCATTATTCTTGCAGCAACAATTGGCATTGGTTTTGCATTGGTGCGCGCAAGTTTGCCTTTTTTTGATAAAAAAGATCCGCACGAAATTGTGATCGACGAAGTTGTTGGTTGCTTGGTAACTTTTTATGGTATTGCGTTAACCTCAACCACGTTATGTGCAGGATTTATTCTTTTTCGCATTCTTGATATCTGTAAACCATCGTTTATCGGCCGCACAGAACGTCTTCCTGGCGTTTGGGGAATTATGCTTGATGATATCGTAGCGGGCGTTGTTGC